A single window of Bufo bufo chromosome 10, aBufBuf1.1, whole genome shotgun sequence DNA harbors:
- the RSPRY1 gene encoding RING finger and SPRY domain-containing protein 1 has protein sequence MIVLAWVAFYASRSLVQGFLLHFGRHTVHVNEHSGTSNMGNNCVCREDSDVEDNVDSPSQQTENRIAPASESRNRPRDPVRPPRRGRGPHEPRRKKPNVDGLVLDTLAVIRTLVDNDQEPPYSMITLHEMAETDNGWLDVVQSLIRVIPLEDPLGPAVITLLLDECPLPTKDALQKLTEKLNLSAATAIQDSSNPAKHRNTTAVLGCLAEKLAGPASISLLSPGILEYLLESLNFRFHPMVILFALIALEKFSQTSENKMTVSESQISDRLLLLETWTNNGDFLKRQVGFCAQWSLDNLFIKEGRQLTYEKADLTPINAMLNSNDVSEYLKISPYGLEARCDASSFESVRCTFCVDSGVWYYEVTVITSGVMQIGWATKDSKFLNHEGYGIGDDEYSCAYDGCRQLIWYNAKSKPHQHPCWKEGDTVGFLLDLHKKLMIFSLNGNQLPPEKQVFSSATSGFFAAASFMSYQQCEFNFGAKPFKYPPANKFSTFNEYAVLAPEEKVILPRHRRLALLKQVSIQENCCTLCCDEVADTELKPCGHSDLCMECALQLETCPLCRQEIKTRVRQISHIS, from the exons ATGATTGTGCTTGCTTGGGTTGCATTTTACGCTAGCAGAAGCCTCGTGCAAGGTTTTCTGCTGCACTTTGGGCGCCATACAGTTCATGTAAATGAACATTCGGGGACCAGTAACATGGGGAACAACTGTGTGTGCAGAGAAGACAGTGACGTGGAGGACAATGTAGACTCCCCCAGTCAGCAAACTGAAAACCGCATTGCACCTGCCAGTGAATCTAGAAACCGCCCAAGAGATCCAGTAAGACCTCCTAGGAGGGGAAGGGGACCACACGAGCCACGGAGGAAAAAGCCAAATGTGGACGGCCTGGTGCTGGATACTTTGGCCGTCATCAGGACTCTTGTGGACAA TGACCAGGAGCCCCCCTATTCTATGATCACTTTGCATGAAATGGCAGAAACAG ATAATGGCTGGCTGGATGTGGTGCAGTCCCTCATTAGAGTCATTCCATTAGAAGATCCCTTGGGTCCAGCTGTCATTACGTTGCTACTGGATGAATGTCCGCTGCCAACAAAA GATGCCCTGCAGAAGCTGACAGAGAAATTAAACCTAAGTGCGGCCACAGCGATCCAAGACTCCAGTAATCCCGCCAAACACCGTAACACAACTGCTGTATTAGGATGCTTGGCTGAGAAGCTGGCAG GTCCTGCCAGTATCTCTCTGCTTAGTCCCGGGATTTTGGAATATTTGTTAGAAAGCTTG AATTTCAGGTTCCATCCCATGGTCATTCTGTTTGCGCTGATTGCACTGGAGAAGTTTTCACAAACAA GTGAAAATAAAATGACTGTTTCAGAGTCTCAGATCAGCGATCGTCTTCTTCTGCTCGAGACGTGGACCAATAACGGAGATTTCTTGAAGCGTCAGGTTGGCTTCTGCGCCCAGTGGAGTTTAGACAATTTGT TCATAAAAGAAGGGAGGCAGCTGACTTATGAGAAAGCGGATTTGACGCCCATTAACGCCATGCTGAACAGCAATGATGTGAGCGAGTACCTCAAGATTTCTCCGTATGGATTAGAA GCTCGGTGTGATGCTTCCTCCTTTGAGAGCGTTCGCTGCACATTCTGTGTAGACTCTGGTGTCTGGTATTATGAAGTAACTGTCATTACCTCTGGAGTTATGCAGATCGGGTGGGCGACTAAAGACAGCAAATTCCTCAATCAT GAAGGATACGGCATTGGGGATGATGAGTATTCGTGTGCGTATGATGGCTGCAGGCAGCTGATCTGGTATAATGCGAAAAGTAAACCTCACCAACATCCTTGCTGGAAAGAAG GAGACACCGTCGGCTTTTTACTGGATttacataaaaagttgatgatcttTTCTCTTAACGGGAACCAACTTCCACCCGAGAAGCAAGTTTTCTCTTCCGCCAC GTCTGGGTTTTTTGCTGCAGCAAGTTTCATGTCTTATCAGCAGTGCGAGTTTAATTTTGGAGCCAAGCCCTTTAAATATCCACCTGCAAATAAATTTAGCACTTTTAACGAATACGCCGTTTTGGCCCCTGAAGAAAAGGTCATTCTGCCAAG GCACAGGCGCTTAGCACTGTTGAAACAAGTCAGCATTCAGGAGAACTGTTGTACGCTGTGctgtgatgaggtggcagacacaGAACTGAAGCCTTGTGGACACAG